The DNA sequence GCTGATTGTCAGAAAAGACCAAAAGGCGATGACCCAGATGATTGCCAAAGGCATGTTTCAAGACTATGCCGATCTCGAAATAGAAGAATGAAGAGTGCTTTTCGCTTGAACCGATCAAAATACTTTTTCTGCTTTTTCTTACTTCCGATGTTGGTCGTGGCGCAAGACTCGTTGCGAACGGTCGTGGCAAAGCAGGGCGATGGTATCTATTCGCTGCTTCGAGAAAATGGAATCAACCCCACTAAGTTCTATAACCAGTTTGTAGCGCTAAATGCTAAAGATTTAGGAGAAGATGAGGTTTTGTACATGGGGCGCACCTATTTGTTGCCCGATACCTTGTCAATTGGGAAAGTTGACAAAATAGAAGATGAGATCAAATATCCCATCTTTGGTGAAGATTTTGCCAGGGTTGATTCTGTAAGCAATCGACTGGGTGATACCGTTTATTATTTGATTTCGGGCCATGGCGGTCCAGACCCGGGTGCGGTCGATAGATATGATGGTAAATTGATTGCCGAAGATGAGTATGCCTATGATGTGACACTGCGTTTGGCTCGAGAATTACTGTCTCATGGCGCAGAGGTGCACATTATAGTTCAAGACGGGAATGATGGTATTCGCGATGACCGGATACTTGAAGTGGATACGGACGAAATCGTCATTCCCGACCAAGCTATTCCGCTGAAGCAGTTGGCGCGTTTGAAACAGCGAACCGAAGCGGTGAACGATTTGTATTCAAAGAACCGCGGCAAGTACCAACGACTGTTGGTCACCCATGTTGACAGCCGTAGCAGGGGCACTAATATCGATGTGTTCTTTTACCACCATGAGAAAAGCAAAAACGGCAAAAGATTGGCCGAGAGCATACACCTGACGTTTTTGAGAAAGTATAGGAAGTTTCAGCCCAATCGGGTCTATAACGGCACATTTATGGAACGAAGCGGCCTGTATGTGGTCAAAAACACACTTCCCGCAATGGCCTATATTGAGATTGGGAACCTTAGGAGCAAAAAAGACCAGCGGCGTATTTTAGATCCAGACAATCGGCAGGCATTGGCCAAATGGATATCAGAGGGCATTCTTTTAGATTACGAGTCTTCGAAAATGGGCGGGTCAAAGTAATTTTTTTGAATAGTAACGGTATAACTCATCTGGCCCCGCACCCAAATAATTCTTGAGATGTATCATGGCAAAGTGAAACTGTACTTTCAGCCAGCCTTTTTGCCTATACTTTCTGGCCGAGGTGGTCACACGTTGGGGCAAGACCTTGAAATGGGCATGTTTGTACAATCTACCAATGAACTCACTGTCTTCATAAATCAAGTAATTCTCATTGAATCCACCATTTCCAAAAAATACCTCTTTGGTAACGAAAAGTGATTGGTCACCCCCGCGGCATAGTGTGTGGTTGATTCTTGACAGCCAAGCAAAAAAACGCAGAACGGGGTTTTTGCTATCAAATCGCATACGAAAACAGCCTGATTGACTTTTCTCTTCAACAGCTTGTACGATGAAAAGGTCAAAATTCTTTGGCGGTAAGGTATCCGCATGTAAAAAGTACAAGATATCACCCACTGCCTTTGAAGCACCCAGGTTCATTTGACTTGCCCTACCCCGTTTGGCCTTATGCACTGAGGCACCAAACTTTAAGGCAGTTTGAACAGTTTGGTCGGTACTGCCCCCATCGATTACAAGAATCTCGGCGATGTTTTTTTTGTCGCTGGTCTGAAATAGGTGCTGTAACAGACTCCCGATTAATTTTGCCTCATTAAGCGTAGGGATGATAATGCTGATTTTTGGGGTGGCCATTCTTTTGAATTATATCAAACACTATCAATAGTGGCAAAAAATAAAAGAACCTTACGGAAATCCATCAATATAAATTGTGCATTAAAGTTCTTCGATCAGCCCTTTGAACAATTTGATCATCTTCGGCTCTGTCTTGGCGGCTATCTCAATAATCTCCTGAATATTGATAGGCCTCAGATTATCGGGATCGCACTCGTCGGTAAGTACTGAAACAGCTACAATGGGCAGTCGTAAATGGTTGGCCACAATAACCTCGGGCACGGTGCTCATGCCCACGGCATCGGCCCCCAAAGTTTTCAGCATGCGGTATTCAGCTTTCGTTTCCAATTGTGGGCCAACAACTGAAACATAAACGCCTTTTTGCAAAGAAATCGATTCCCTTTTGGCTATCGCTTCAATTTTAACGCGCATTTCAACATCATAGGGTTCGCTCATATCGACAAAGCGGTCTCCAAATGCTGTCACATTTTTGAAAGCCAAAGGTGAGCTGCCCTGTAGGTTGATATGGTCTTCAATGAGCATGATGTCTCCCTTTTTGAAATCGAGGTTGATGGCACCCGCAGCATTGGAGATGAAAAGTCTCTTGATGCCCAGTTGGTGCATGACCCTGATGGGGTAGGTAATATCCAAGAAATCATAGCCCTCATATAAGTGGAAACGCCCCTGCATCACCACCACCTTTTTGCCCGCAATGGTACCGTAGATCAACTTGCCCGAGTGAAACTCGACCGTGGCCAAGGGAAAGTAAGGAATGTGGTTATAGTGTGCCACAATGGGATCTTCAATTTCATCGACCATTTGACCTAGGCCCGTGCCCAGAACAATACCGATATCTGGCGTGTCAAACCCTTTTGATCTTAAATGGGCGACCGATTCGTCCAACTGTTTTTGCGTCATTCTTCCATATGTTTTAAAAAAGGTTTGAAAGCCTCGATGCCTTTGATGTCTTTGTACAAATCAACATCATTTCGCTCTTCGAGCAAAGTGATTTGATCATTTTTTAAATCGGTCAATGTAGCTTGCAGTACACTCTCAGTGCCCCATTTCTTGTTCTTGAACAACTTGGCGTTCATTTTTTTCATTCCCAACAGATAATAGCCCCCATCATGCGCGGGTCCGACTACATAATCAGAATCATCCAAGGCATCAAATGCTTTGTTCAGATCGGCTTCCGATAGCTCGTACATATCACTGCCGATGATGATGATTTTTTCAAATCTATCATTAAAACCAGCTTGGAAGGCATCTTGCATGCGCTCGCCCAAATCGTTTCCCAGCTGTAGTTTTTTGGTGTAGTTGCCATCCTTCCAAATATCATCATCCCAAATTTCTTCAGAGTAATAGACCCGTTTTTCGACCGTTAGATATTGGGTGATTTTCTGTGTGTGCCGTAATAAAAAAAGGTAAACCTCCAGAGCGGCCTCGTCGCCAATGGTCTTTGCCAGACGGGTCTTACATTTGCCGGGTTCAGGGTTTCGGGTGAAAATAAGGAGTAAGCTCTTCGGGTTGCTCATCGATTAGTTTTCTATAGATTGCAAGCGATTAGGTTTTAGTCAGAAATCTGTGTATTTGTTTACATTTTTGGTTGGAGGTTAGCGGGTGTAAATGTACTGTTTTCGAATATTTTTGAATAAGGTATATAATTGTGATACCTTTTGGGGGTACTATTGACCGTATTAAAAAATTGTACCTTAAAAGCCTATGGCAGAACACCATTTTCTAGCCCATTACCTGAGAGGCGAATCCATTTTGAAGAAAATCCCGTGCTTTTCATTTTTTTTGTTGTTGGCTTTTGGATGTGATGACCATACGGGCATTGCGCTTCAAAGACACGACAGAATTGTCATCGTTGGAAGCAATATGGCTTCAAGAATGATGGATTTTGGCCATTTCGAGACCGAGCTTCATCTGAGACACCCTGAAGATTCATTGTTCATACGAAATATGGCCGACGGTGGCAATACCCCGGGCTTTTGGCCACATTCAGGGAGAAAGACCCCATGGGCGTTCGAGGGTGCCGATGCTTTTCATAAGGGTGAATTGTCGAATGATACCAACAGTCAGGGACATTTTGACTATCCCGATGAATGGCTTTCGAGGTTGAAACCCGATATTGTGCTCGCCTTTTTTGGCTACAATTCTTCTTTTAATGGAAAAGTGGGCCTTGAAAATTTTCGGGCAGAGTTGCAAGCCTATGTAAGGCACATTCTTTCAAAAAAATATAATGGGGCGAACAGCCCGAAACTTGTTCTCGTTTCGCCCAATGCCTTTCAAGACTTGTCAAAAATACTGGATGTGCCAGATGGTTCAATTGAAAATGACCGCCTTTTCGAGTACTGCAATGCCATGCGTGAAGTGGCACGGGCCAACAATGTGGTTTTTATCGATGTTTTTGCAGAGAGCAAAAAGTGGTATAAAAAGGGCGAGCCCCTGACCATCGATGGGGTTCAATTGAATGACAAGGGCTATCAAAGATTGGCCAAGTATCTTGCTGATGAAATTTTTGGAAAACAGAGACCGGAAATGATCCATGCCGATTTGGTTTTGCAGGCTGTTGATGAAAAGAACTGGATGTGGCACAACGACTACAAAATTCCGAACGGGGTACATGTGTACGGCAGGCGTTACAAACCGTACGGACCTGACAACTATCCTGATGAGCTTAAAAAGATCCGTGAGATGACCGCCATTCGCGATACGGCTATTTGGGAGGCCTTACAGGGCCATAAAAGAAACCTTTCGAAATATGATGGGTTGACCCATCAGCTTCCTGAAGTAAAGACGAACTATACGTTGGGCAATGGCGCAAAGGGCGCCCAGTATTTATATGGAGAAGATGCAGTAGCGACCATCCGCACCGCTACAGGGTACAAGGTAGAATTGTTCGCTTCTGAAAAAGAATTTCCCGATTTGGCCAATCCCGTACAGATGTCTTTTGATAACAAGGGCAGGCTTTGGGTGGCGACCATGCCCAGTTATCCACACTACCGCCCTGGAGACAGCAAACCGAATGATAAGATCATCATATTGGAAGATACCGATGAAGATGGCAAGGCCGATACGCAAACCGTTTTTGCCGATGGTCTACATGTGCCTGTAGGTTTTGAGATAACCGCCAATGGGGTATTCGTTTCCCAAGCAACACACTTGAAACACTTTAAAGATACTGATGGCGATGACAGGGCTGATGAGGTTGAAATTGTGTTGAGCGGATTTGACGACCATGATACCCATCATACCATAAGCGCCTTTTGTGCCGACCCGTCTGGGGCCATCTATATGGGCGAGGGAGTTTTTCTGCATACCAATGTCGAGACACCTTATGGACCGGTCAGGGGTTCAAACGGTGGATTTTACAGATATGACCCTGCAAGAAAGCGCCTCGAACGTACGGCACAGATAGCCATACCAAACCCTTGGGGCATTGCTTTTGACGACTATGGCCAATACTTTTTTGCCGAGACCTCAGGGCCAGCGGTACGATGGTTAATGCCCAGCACGGTAAAGCCGGTGTACGGTAGAGCCTCGCCAAAGGCAAGGGATTTGATAGAGGAGGAGCACAAGGTGCGACCAACAAGCGGTCTTGAATTTATTTCGAGTAGGCACTTTCCCGATGAAGTGCAGGGTGACTTATTGATCAACAACACCATTGGTTTTTTGGGCATGAAGCAGCATCAAATAATCGATAGTGGCACAGGTTATGAAGGTAAACATCGCCAAGACCTCATTTGGTCCGATGATGGTAATTTCAGACCTGTCGATATGGAGTTTGCACCAGACGGCTCACTCTATTTCATCGATTGGCACAACATTTTGATAGGCCATATGCAGCACAATGCCCGTGATCCCTTACGAGACCATTCGCACGGTAGGGTGTATCGAGTGACCTATCCGTCAAGGCCTTTGTTAGAACCTGCGGTAGTCGATGGGGCCTCGATTGAACGGTTGTTAGACAATCTGAAACTACATGAATACAGAACCCGGTATAGAACCCGAAGGGAACTGAGAAGCAGAAATGTCGGTGAGGTTTTAACCGCTCTCAAAAAATGGATCGGCAATCTTGATAAAGAAGACAAAAAATATGAACTTCACCTTCTTGAGGCACTTTGGGTCAGTTGGGGTGCCAACAGCATTGATCATGGGCTGTTAAAACAATGCCTTAATGCAGACAATTACAAAGTCAGGGCAGCGGCGGTGATCGTTTTACGGTATATGGGGCATCAGGTCGATGACTCACTTGAACTGTTGAAAAAAGCGGCACAAGACCCGCATGGCAGGGTGCGATTGACCGCAGTGGTCGCAGCGTCTTGGCTGCCTGAAAAAGATGCCTTCGAGGTGCTCGACATCGTAGATAAAAATACCCTCGATGAATGGTCGGTGCCAACCCTCGATTTTGTCTTAAATAGGGGAAAAGATGAAAAAGAAAAAGAAGAAGAATCGTCCACTGATTTGACCGGTAGTGATTTGGAACTTTATCAAAAGGGTAAGGAGATATACAGCAGGGAAGGATTTTGCATAACCTGTCACCAAGAGAATGGCAAAGGGTTGAAACAATCGGGTTTTCCACCCTTATCACAAACCCAGTGGGTTACGGGCAGTGAAGGGCGTTTGATAAAAATAGCATTGAATGGCCTGTATGGTGCCATCGAGGTCAATGGAGAAAAATACCCGGGCCAGGTGCCCATGACCGCTTATGGCGATATGTTGGGCGATGAAGAGATAGCGGCGGTGCTTACCTACGTGCGCAATTCATTTGGCAACAAAGCTTCGGTGATAACGGCCGATAAGGTCAACAAAACTCGTCTTATGACCCAAGAAAAGAAAGGGTTTTACACCCCTAAAGAACTGCTAGAAATACATCCATTGGAAGAATGAACATGAAAAGAATCAAATTGTTTGGCATCATCGGTTTCTTAATTTTTGGCACAAGTCTTTTCGGACAGTCAAAAAAACAGTTGAATCATGTACCGCACATCGTTTTTGTGATGGGCGATGAAGAATACCGATCTGAAGAATCTATGCCCATGTTGGCGAGAATTCTCAAGCGTGAATTGGCCGCCAAGATCAGCCTTTGCTATGCCGTTGACTCATTGGGCTTCGTAAATCCGAACGTGAAAGACCATATACAAGGCCTTAAGGCATTGGCAACCGCAGACTTAATGGTGTTGTTCACACGTTTTAGGGCCTTGCCCGAAGAGGAGTTGGCCCTCATTGCCGATTATGTAGAAAGTGGCAAGCCGGTAGTGGGCTTTCGAACCGCTACCCACGCCTTCAAATATGAAGAGAACAGTGCGTTGTATTTTTATAATGACGAATGGCCGACCAAAGTGTTCGGCCAAAAATGGATCACCCATCACGGTCATTTTTCAGATGGCCATGACCCCTTGACCCAAGTATCACTAGTTGAAAACCATTCTTCCGAAATCTTAAATGGGGTGCTACCTTTCAAGGCTTTTTCATGGCTCTATCACGTAGATGGGGGAAATTATAAATTGTATGGTGACAGTAAGCCACTTCTAATGGGCCGTTCACTCAGGTCAAAGCATGAAATGGAAAATAGATTGAATGAATTTCCTTTGGAAAATCCGGTGGCTTGGACCAAGACCTACACAGGTGCCCAAAACAAGACGGCTCGGGTTTTTTTCACGACCTTGGGCCATCCCTATGATTTTAAGGAAGAATCGATGCGAAAGTTGGCTATAAACGGAATCTATTGGGCTTTGGGCAGGGAGAAGGAAATTCCTGAACAAGGAACAAATGTTTCCATCGAAGGAAGCTACCAACCCAATAACTCAGGTTTTGGTGA is a window from the Muricauda sp. SCSIO 65647 genome containing:
- a CDS encoding N-acetylmuramoyl-L-alanine amidase, encoding MKSAFRLNRSKYFFCFFLLPMLVVAQDSLRTVVAKQGDGIYSLLRENGINPTKFYNQFVALNAKDLGEDEVLYMGRTYLLPDTLSIGKVDKIEDEIKYPIFGEDFARVDSVSNRLGDTVYYLISGHGGPDPGAVDRYDGKLIAEDEYAYDVTLRLARELLSHGAEVHIIVQDGNDGIRDDRILEVDTDEIVIPDQAIPLKQLARLKQRTEAVNDLYSKNRGKYQRLLVTHVDSRSRGTNIDVFFYHHEKSKNGKRLAESIHLTFLRKYRKFQPNRVYNGTFMERSGLYVVKNTLPAMAYIEIGNLRSKKDQRRILDPDNRQALAKWISEGILLDYESSKMGGSK
- a CDS encoding TIGR04283 family arsenosugar biosynthesis glycosyltransferase; the encoded protein is MATPKISIIIPTLNEAKLIGSLLQHLFQTSDKKNIAEILVIDGGSTDQTVQTALKFGASVHKAKRGRASQMNLGASKAVGDILYFLHADTLPPKNFDLFIVQAVEEKSQSGCFRMRFDSKNPVLRFFAWLSRINHTLCRGGDQSLFVTKEVFFGNGGFNENYLIYEDSEFIGRLYKHAHFKVLPQRVTTSARKYRQKGWLKVQFHFAMIHLKNYLGAGPDELYRYYSKKLL
- a CDS encoding purine-nucleoside phosphorylase, producing the protein MTQKQLDESVAHLRSKGFDTPDIGIVLGTGLGQMVDEIEDPIVAHYNHIPYFPLATVEFHSGKLIYGTIAGKKVVVMQGRFHLYEGYDFLDITYPIRVMHQLGIKRLFISNAAGAINLDFKKGDIMLIEDHINLQGSSPLAFKNVTAFGDRFVDMSEPYDVEMRVKIEAIAKRESISLQKGVYVSVVGPQLETKAEYRMLKTLGADAVGMSTVPEVIVANHLRLPIVAVSVLTDECDPDNLRPINIQEIIEIAAKTEPKMIKLFKGLIEEL
- a CDS encoding TIGR04282 family arsenosugar biosynthesis glycosyltransferase: MSNPKSLLLIFTRNPEPGKCKTRLAKTIGDEAALEVYLFLLRHTQKITQYLTVEKRVYYSEEIWDDDIWKDGNYTKKLQLGNDLGERMQDAFQAGFNDRFEKIIIIGSDMYELSEADLNKAFDALDDSDYVVGPAHDGGYYLLGMKKMNAKLFKNKKWGTESVLQATLTDLKNDQITLLEERNDVDLYKDIKGIEAFKPFLKHMEE
- a CDS encoding PVC-type heme-binding CxxCH protein — encoded protein: MAEHHFLAHYLRGESILKKIPCFSFFLLLAFGCDDHTGIALQRHDRIVIVGSNMASRMMDFGHFETELHLRHPEDSLFIRNMADGGNTPGFWPHSGRKTPWAFEGADAFHKGELSNDTNSQGHFDYPDEWLSRLKPDIVLAFFGYNSSFNGKVGLENFRAELQAYVRHILSKKYNGANSPKLVLVSPNAFQDLSKILDVPDGSIENDRLFEYCNAMREVARANNVVFIDVFAESKKWYKKGEPLTIDGVQLNDKGYQRLAKYLADEIFGKQRPEMIHADLVLQAVDEKNWMWHNDYKIPNGVHVYGRRYKPYGPDNYPDELKKIREMTAIRDTAIWEALQGHKRNLSKYDGLTHQLPEVKTNYTLGNGAKGAQYLYGEDAVATIRTATGYKVELFASEKEFPDLANPVQMSFDNKGRLWVATMPSYPHYRPGDSKPNDKIIILEDTDEDGKADTQTVFADGLHVPVGFEITANGVFVSQATHLKHFKDTDGDDRADEVEIVLSGFDDHDTHHTISAFCADPSGAIYMGEGVFLHTNVETPYGPVRGSNGGFYRYDPARKRLERTAQIAIPNPWGIAFDDYGQYFFAETSGPAVRWLMPSTVKPVYGRASPKARDLIEEEHKVRPTSGLEFISSRHFPDEVQGDLLINNTIGFLGMKQHQIIDSGTGYEGKHRQDLIWSDDGNFRPVDMEFAPDGSLYFIDWHNILIGHMQHNARDPLRDHSHGRVYRVTYPSRPLLEPAVVDGASIERLLDNLKLHEYRTRYRTRRELRSRNVGEVLTALKKWIGNLDKEDKKYELHLLEALWVSWGANSIDHGLLKQCLNADNYKVRAAAVIVLRYMGHQVDDSLELLKKAAQDPHGRVRLTAVVAASWLPEKDAFEVLDIVDKNTLDEWSVPTLDFVLNRGKDEKEKEEESSTDLTGSDLELYQKGKEIYSREGFCITCHQENGKGLKQSGFPPLSQTQWVTGSEGRLIKIALNGLYGAIEVNGEKYPGQVPMTAYGDMLGDEEIAAVLTYVRNSFGNKASVITADKVNKTRLMTQEKKGFYTPKELLEIHPLEE
- a CDS encoding ThuA domain-containing protein, with protein sequence MKRIKLFGIIGFLIFGTSLFGQSKKQLNHVPHIVFVMGDEEYRSEESMPMLARILKRELAAKISLCYAVDSLGFVNPNVKDHIQGLKALATADLMVLFTRFRALPEEELALIADYVESGKPVVGFRTATHAFKYEENSALYFYNDEWPTKVFGQKWITHHGHFSDGHDPLTQVSLVENHSSEILNGVLPFKAFSWLYHVDGGNYKLYGDSKPLLMGRSLRSKHEMENRLNEFPLENPVAWTKTYTGAQNKTARVFFTTLGHPYDFKEESMRKLAINGIYWALGREKEIPEQGTNVSIEGSYQPNNSGFGDKFKKNRHPETIE